The genomic interval atttttcctttctttttctctttccttcccACTGGTAAAGAAGGAGACATCGAGGACAGATTCAATTACAAAaacatttttgtcaaataaaCATAAAGTGGCAATAGTGACATCCTTAGAATTGGAATTCCAACAAGTAATGGCAAGAGCTAATTATAAAATCTATTAATCACTAAAATTCAACCATCCATCTAGAATGACCAGGTGTGCGTGCAATATATGATACGTAACACTGGATTTGACCCCAAAAACAAACAGAGCAAAAGCAAAAATTAAAGCACTAGGAAACCTTGGAATCCGCAGACTGTAGTGCTCTCCATATTTTGCATGTAGATTAACAGAACGATCAGCACATAAGAATGCAAGTTTTGAATAGTCATCAGCCAATACCTATAGATATAGAAAAACACTAAATCATTATAGTACCACATAGCACGAGAAATTtgtaaacataaattaaatgttCTTATGAGTTTcagcacttaaaattttgaaaaaaggaaCCCACTGAAACTCgggaaaagagagaaagaacgagagagagagagagagaggaaagcAACAGAAATATGTTGTGTTTATATGAAGCACCGAGGCTTAAACCATATATAAAaagatcaataaaaaatttgaaggaaaACAATTTGATTAACAAGATAACGAAGGTGCAAAAGTGGTTTAAACACTGAATTATGACAACTTATATAAAAGTACACAATTGCCCAGAAAATCTTATACTCCTTCCATCCATATTTCTTGTCCTACCAAAATTGCGAAGAAAACCTAATACTCCTACCAAAAGTGCCAAAGAAGATTTTACCCTTTGTAATCTGAAAATGGTTCACACCACCAAAGGGTCAGAATCAAATGCCTTATCATGGATAGATTTGTAAAGTTAATGACTATTATTCCTCAAATTTTTAGAACAAATAGTTATTTTGAAAAGGCTTAGTTGATTGTTGTTTTTGAAGACACAATTGTTATTGCAGTTCCAAAGAAACATCATAAAAAGCAAAGAGGACACTTACATTGGAATCAAGGGTGTATCTAAATTAAATAAGGAACAAAGAGGAGACTGGgggagagaggaagaaaattcTTACAGAAGTTTGAAAGAACAATGTAGTCAAAAAAATTAGCAGCAAAAGGTATTATCTGCCCTCACATAATAAAAAGGTTAGGTTATTGGATTTTCTCATATAAAATCGAAGattcattgtttttcttttcacaattcttcaaaattttgaaatcaacAATAGTCACATGTGCAACAAATCCACTAGCCAACACTTTAAATTACTGTATCATTAGTGATAGCCTTTTTAAAACGTATAAAATACCTGAAAATCAATTATTTCGGATTCCAAGTGCCTCTCAAACTTCATAGAAAATTGTCTAAGCTCATATACTTTCACTTGTGGAGGATATATACCTGAATGGTGAGAGCCAAATATGTAAAGAGAAAACGTCATAAAACATcattcaacaaaacaaatatggTATATAGTAGCACTGAAACCCGCTAAAAGTAAAAAGCCTGAATAACTTAAATGACCAAAGACGACCAACTAGNAGAGAAACtacgagagagagagagagagagaaagcaaCAGAAATATGTTGTGTTTATATGAAGCACCGAGGCTTAAACCATATATAAAaagatcaataaaaaatttgaaggaaaACAATTTGATTAACAAGATAACGAAGGTGGAAAAGTGGTTTAAACACTGAATTATGACAACTTATATAAAAGTACACAATTGCCCAGAAAATCTTATACTCCTTCCATCCATATTTCTTGTCCTACCAAAATTGCGAAGAAAACCTAATACTCCTACCAAAAGTGCCAAAGAAGATTTTACCCTTTGTAATCTGAAAATGGTTCACACCACCAAAGGGTCAGAATCAAATGCCTTATCATGGATAGATTTGTAAAGTTAATGACTATTATTCCTCAAATTTTTAGAACAAATAGTTATTTTGAAAAGGCTTAGTTGATTGTTGTTTTTGAAGACACAATTGTTATTGCAGTTCCAAAGAAACATCATAAAAAGCAAAGAGGACACTTACATTGGAATCAAGGGTGTATCTAAATTAAATAAGGAACAAAGAGGAGACTGGgggagagaggaagaaaattcTTACAGAAGTTTGAAAGAACAATGTAGTCAAAAAAATTAGCAGCAAAAGGTATTATCTGCCCTCACATAATAAAAAGGTTAGGTTATTGGATTTTCTCATATAAAATCGAAGattcattgtttttcttttcacaattcttcaaaattttgaaatcaacAATAGTCACATGTGCAACAAATCCACTAGCCAACACTTTAAATTACTGTATCATTAGTGATAGCCTTTTTAAAACGTATAAAATACCTGAAAATCAATTATTTCGGATTCCAAGTGCCTCTCAAACTTCATAGAAAATTGTCTAAGCTCATATACTTTCACTTGTGGAGGATATATACCTGAATGGTGAGAGCCAAATATGTAAAGAGAAAACGTCATAAAACATcattcaacaaaacaaatatggTATATAGTAGCACTGAAACCCGCTAAATGTAAAAAGCCTGAATAACTTAAATGACCAAAGACGACCAactagggtttagggttttagGTGTGATTTTAAAAAGGTTGCTCTTACTTTTGTCCTTGCGGAGAGATCGCTGCTTCTTAAGAGAGAGCCAGGCAGCTACGGAGCGCAGGTGGGAAGATATTGTATACATTTTCACCCCGTTTATAGAGACGGACTTCATTTTTCCACCATGGTTCGCcatgttttttcttctcctctttCTATGCTACTAGCAGAAAGACGAGTAATTTGCAAGTAGCAAAAGGCAACCGCGGCAGAAGCAGGAGGTTTTGATGGTTTTCACACGActaaaaagaagagaaaaaattggAGGAAATTCTAGGCTCTTGCGCTGCGGGTGGCGGCAAGGAGGGGAAGCAgaagagaataaaaatatttactatCTGAGCTTCAATTCTCCAAATTGGGTTAAAGAAGACAACCTCGATAGAAAAACTCTTATTGGGATTTTTTATCTCGCCTGGGTGGGTGACAGCGACTTCGAAATTAATCAGACAaatgatttatattttgatggaacaaaacaattcaaaatgatgatttaaaattttaaatggaaaatttcttcttctctctatcaaagaattataagaaatttatgtGATGTAGAATAACtatatttttcattgaatACGT from Theobroma cacao cultivar B97-61/B2 chromosome 5, Criollo_cocoa_genome_V2, whole genome shotgun sequence carries:
- the LOC18598775 gene encoding uncharacterized protein LOC18598775 isoform X2, with product MANHGGKMKSVSINGVKMYTISSHLRSVAAWLSLKKQRSLRKDKSIYPPQVKVYELRQFSMKFERHLESEIIDFQITKGKIFFGTFGRSIRFSSQFW
- the LOC18598775 gene encoding nucleolar protein 10 isoform X1, translated to MANHGGKMKSVSINGVKMYTISSHLRSVAAWLSLKKQRSLRKDKSIYPPQVKVYELRQFSMKFERHLESEIIDFQVLADDYSKLAFLCADRSVNLHAKYGEHYSLRIPRFPSALIFAFALFVFGVKSSVTYHILHAHLVILDGWLNFSD